GAGCGAACCCAAGCGTCGTCTCGGTAGATTCCACCTCGCAGTTCAAAGCAGTCCAACGGCGGTGCAGTTGGATCGTTGGCCAGCATTCTCAACCAGGTTGCCACGCGCAAGAGAATGTCGTTTGGGTTGGCAGTTTTGTCGTTTGCAGCATCCCACAGTTTTTCGGCCATCTTGCGGGTTTGGCGATAGGCTTCGTTGACGACAATGCGGCGGTCGACAACGAAGAAAATTCGGCGCGGAGCGGTGCGAATGCCGTTGGGGTAATTCGCTTCGCAAGCCTGGAACGCCAACGCAAAGACGGCGATGTCGATAGCCGCAGTCTTTCCGCTAGAGGTTGGCAGCTTTAGATAGTTGGGCCATTGCCCGCGACAGGCCGCTGTGGCAAGTCGTTTTTGCCATGCGAATGGCATGTATCCGTGGATTGCTTCGTAAAATGCCGAGAAGTCTTCGATGGCCAACGGTTTTGTTTGCGCGATCATTGTTGGAAGGTTGGGCATAATCTGGTACCGCATTTGGGAGGTGGTTCGAAGATGACGTGATCTGGCATCCCGTCGGGATGCGTGTGGGGTGGGGCTTGGCAACCGGAGGTGGCGCTGCGCTTACCTCCGGCTAATTGCTTAAACGCCGCCGGGGTGTTGGTTGGATGACTGCGAAGCAGTCGCAGCGATTAGCCGGAGGTAATCGTAGTGCCACCACCGGAACACGTCGGTGTGTTGGTTGGATGACTGCGAAGCAGTCGCAGCGATTAGCCGGTGGTAAGCGTAGCGCCACCACCGGAACACGAACCACCGATGAGACCGCATCCCGCAGGGATGCCAGCGTCTACTCCAAATATTGAGGATCATATTCAACTCCTGCCCGTTCTAACATGAAGATCAACTCGTTGCGGAAACTTTGCTTGCGATGATGTTCGCGCTGACTTGCGATGTATTTCTGCACATCCTTTCGCGCGGTCGCGCTCACGGAAAAGGCTCCGTATCCTTCTTGCCAGGCAAACGCTTCCACTCCAAATTCTTGGTGGACCCACTTCGACGATTCCTTTTTCAGTTCGCGCATCAGGTCGGCGATGCGATGGATCGGCTTAAATCCAACCAGCAGGTGAACATGGTCTTCCACGCCGCCTATCCCTTGCGGGAAGGCGCCCAGGCCAGCCAGAGTGCCTCCGAGGTATTCATGCATTCGAACCTCCCAGTTGGGGGCGATCATCGGTTTCCGGTTTTTCGTGCTGAAGACGATGTGGCAGTGAAGGCTGGCATAGGTCGACATGATTCACCTCGATGTGTCGTGGATCGGTTTACAAAGCCCATAACCACTAAATCTACCAGCGCCAAGGATCACGGGGCCTGTCACTTGATCGTGAAATTCAATTCTCGCATGCACCTGTGGACGGGTGGGCTTCCCCGCCCGCGAGGGCATT
Above is a genomic segment from Rosistilla ulvae containing:
- the tnpA gene encoding IS200/IS605 family transposase gives rise to the protein MSTYASLHCHIVFSTKNRKPMIAPNWEVRMHEYLGGTLAGLGAFPQGIGGVEDHVHLLVGFKPIHRIADLMRELKKESSKWVHQEFGVEAFAWQEGYGAFSVSATARKDVQKYIASQREHHRKQSFRNELIFMLERAGVEYDPQYLE